Proteins encoded by one window of Acetivibrio thermocellus ATCC 27405:
- a CDS encoding methyl-accepting chemotaxis protein: protein MIKIRSTNRPLRIAYLISAVLAVGHGIFIYIMSGGRTAALITNVLVCALVAFSIKVATDITFRRIVNRINTDMEKINQGDLSHLIETKDTGEVKKISVAVNSMLQDICTLIESFLSLSSLIMESTEKVSAAAESASQAMEEISRTVEQIATGASSQANEAQQGVQVMDKLSEQITLVYQNYNSIIDDTRKISELNNIGLQSVKVLRDKSKENYETTEKIFSVVEKLADGIKDIGNFVESIENIAEQTNLLALNAAIEAARAGDAGKGFAVVADEVRKLADQSRKSTEEINLLVNSIQEESVLAIESMEIMRKVSAEQSEAVNQTDNAFSDIANAIDSIVLRIENVNQAVEKMQNDKGEVIATIENISAVCEETAAFSKEVAMTTEHQLKYIDEMKEASSSLSGLVKELDAKLAKYKIK from the coding sequence ATGATAAAGATTAGAAGTACCAACAGGCCTTTAAGGATAGCCTATTTGATTTCTGCCGTACTTGCAGTGGGCCACGGTATATTTATTTATATAATGTCAGGCGGAAGAACGGCAGCTTTAATTACCAATGTATTGGTGTGCGCACTTGTGGCATTTTCAATAAAAGTGGCAACTGATATTACATTCAGAAGAATTGTCAACAGAATCAATACGGATATGGAGAAAATAAACCAGGGAGATCTGTCCCACCTGATTGAAACTAAAGACACCGGCGAAGTGAAAAAAATATCTGTGGCTGTCAATTCCATGTTGCAGGATATTTGTACATTGATTGAAAGCTTCCTCTCTCTTTCGTCCCTTATTATGGAATCCACGGAAAAAGTGAGTGCTGCTGCCGAGTCGGCATCGCAGGCCATGGAGGAAATATCGAGAACTGTGGAGCAAATAGCAACAGGAGCGTCATCCCAGGCAAATGAGGCACAACAAGGTGTACAGGTTATGGATAAGCTGTCAGAGCAGATCACACTGGTATATCAAAATTATAACAGCATCATAGATGATACAAGGAAAATCAGTGAATTGAACAACATTGGACTGCAGTCGGTCAAAGTGTTGAGGGACAAGTCCAAAGAGAACTATGAAACGACGGAAAAAATATTTTCGGTTGTGGAAAAGCTTGCAGATGGGATAAAGGATATAGGAAACTTTGTTGAGTCCATTGAAAATATAGCGGAACAAACAAACCTGCTGGCACTGAATGCAGCGATAGAGGCGGCAAGGGCCGGAGACGCGGGAAAAGGATTTGCAGTGGTCGCCGATGAAGTCAGAAAGCTTGCGGATCAAAGCAGGAAATCCACGGAAGAGATAAATTTGTTGGTGAACAGTATACAGGAAGAATCCGTATTGGCGATAGAGTCCATGGAAATAATGAGAAAAGTGTCGGCAGAGCAGAGTGAGGCCGTCAATCAGACGGACAATGCTTTCAGTGATATTGCAAATGCAATAGATTCCATAGTTTTAAGAATTGAAAATGTAAATCAGGCGGTTGAGAAAATGCAGAATGACAAGGGAGAAGTAATTGCCACGATTGAAAACATTTCAGCGGTTTGTGAGGAAACGGCGGCGTTCAGTAAAGAAGTGGCGATGACAACAGAGCATCAATTGAAGTATATTGATGAGATGAAGGAGGCTTCAAGCAGCCTCAGCGGACTTGTGAAGGAGCTTGATGCGAAATTGGCAAAGTATAAGATAAAATAG
- a CDS encoding S1 RNA-binding domain-containing protein — MLVEVGKIVEGRVSGITSFGAFVELSNGQTGLVHISEVADEYVKDIKSHLKENQTVKVKIISVDKNGKISLSIKRASDPKKSVSKSTKPEEVDWGSRNSANLTFEERLAKFMKDSDERLHDLKKNFESKRGGGGYRKFVQ; from the coding sequence ATGCTCGTTGAAGTAGGTAAAATTGTTGAGGGCAGAGTTTCCGGCATCACCAGTTTCGGAGCTTTCGTTGAGCTCTCAAATGGTCAGACTGGCTTGGTTCACATCTCTGAAGTTGCTGATGAGTATGTAAAAGACATTAAATCTCATCTCAAAGAAAATCAAACGGTAAAAGTCAAAATTATTTCTGTGGACAAAAACGGAAAAATAAGCCTGTCTATTAAGAGAGCTTCAGACCCGAAAAAATCTGTTTCCAAGTCCACCAAACCTGAGGAAGTAGATTGGGGTAGCCGCAATTCGGCCAATCTTACGTTTGAGGAGCGTCTTGCCAAATTCATGAAAGACAGCGACGAAAGATTGCACGACCTCAAGAAAAATTTTGAATCCAAAAGGGGCGGCGGAGGATACAGAAAGTTTGTCCAGTAA
- the mazG gene encoding nucleoside triphosphate pyrophosphohydrolase translates to MIKEKYTFDDLVEIMKILRSENGCPWDRVQNHESLKKYLIEETYEVLEVIDLNDKKRLCEELGDLLLQIVFHAQIASEDNEFDINDVITGICRKMVQRHTHVFGTDKADTAEEVLANWEEIKKKEKGMESQTEVLKSVPSNLPALMRSYKVQQKASQVGFDWKDIDSVFEKVYEEINELRDVYKSKDVERINDELGDVLFSIVNLSRFLKVQPELALMGSVNKFIERFEFIEKEAAKSGRTLSEMSLDEMDELWNKAKTKI, encoded by the coding sequence ATGATAAAAGAAAAATATACCTTTGATGATTTAGTTGAAATTATGAAAATTTTGAGAAGTGAAAATGGATGCCCGTGGGACAGGGTGCAGAACCACGAAAGCCTTAAAAAATATCTTATCGAGGAGACGTATGAGGTTCTTGAGGTAATAGATTTAAACGATAAAAAAAGACTTTGCGAAGAATTGGGTGACCTTTTGCTGCAGATTGTTTTCCATGCCCAGATAGCAAGTGAGGACAACGAATTTGACATAAATGACGTAATAACCGGTATCTGCAGGAAGATGGTACAGAGGCATACTCATGTTTTTGGCACAGATAAAGCGGATACTGCCGAAGAAGTTTTAGCCAACTGGGAGGAAATAAAGAAAAAGGAAAAGGGAATGGAAAGCCAGACGGAAGTGCTTAAAAGTGTGCCTTCAAATCTCCCGGCACTGATGAGAAGTTACAAAGTTCAGCAAAAAGCCAGCCAGGTAGGATTTGATTGGAAAGACATAGACAGTGTGTTTGAAAAAGTTTATGAGGAAATAAACGAATTAAGAGATGTATATAAAAGTAAAGATGTGGAAAGAATAAATGATGAACTTGGGGATGTATTATTTTCCATAGTAAATTTATCTAGGTTTTTGAAAGTGCAGCCGGAACTTGCGCTGATGGGTTCTGTAAACAAATTTATAGAAAGGTTTGAGTTTATTGAAAAAGAGGCGGCAAAATCCGGGAGAACCCTTTCGGAAATGTCCCTTGATGAAATGGACGAGTTATGGAACAAGGCAAAGACAAAAATTTGA
- a CDS encoding RNA-binding S4 domain-containing protein, with product MRIDKYLKVSRLIKRRTLANEACEQGRVLINGKVAKPGTEVKVGDIIEIRFGNSTTKVEVTAINEHVLKAESKDMYIIR from the coding sequence ATGAGAATTGACAAATATCTTAAAGTGTCAAGACTTATCAAAAGGCGTACATTGGCCAATGAAGCCTGCGAGCAGGGAAGGGTCCTGATAAATGGCAAAGTGGCAAAACCGGGTACTGAAGTGAAAGTTGGAGACATTATAGAAATCCGTTTTGGAAACAGTACCACAAAAGTTGAAGTAACGGCAATAAATGAGCATGTTTTAAAAGCCGAATCAAAAGATATGTATATTATCAGATAA
- a CDS encoding tyrosine-protein phosphatase, producing MIDIHCHIVFGVDDGPTTIKDSVRMILEAEKIGVDKIIVTPHYKKNVYDSDKVVNNFYKIKSRVRDFGIDLYLGYEVFLVSSINDVLLQKDKYTLNKSKYLLFELPFDIMPVGINETVLKLHSEGIVPIIAHPERNMYFAKNMQKFIEFIETGCLVQLDAASIVGIHGSGVKRFAKKLIDLKLVQFVASDAHKPEDYEIFKKAYDIVKNWAGKEYSDKIFTHNQKVIIAPPILSHS from the coding sequence ATGATTGATATACACTGCCATATTGTTTTTGGAGTGGATGACGGACCGACAACAATTAAAGATTCCGTAAGAATGATATTGGAAGCGGAAAAAATAGGAGTGGATAAAATTATTGTCACCCCCCATTACAAAAAAAACGTCTATGATTCGGACAAAGTGGTGAATAATTTTTACAAAATCAAGTCGCGAGTTAGAGACTTCGGGATAGACCTGTATTTGGGCTATGAGGTATTTTTAGTTTCTTCAATTAACGATGTGCTTTTGCAAAAAGACAAATATACATTGAACAAGTCCAAGTACCTGTTGTTTGAGCTGCCTTTTGACATAATGCCTGTCGGTATCAATGAAACCGTTTTAAAACTGCACTCGGAAGGGATAGTTCCCATCATAGCCCATCCGGAAAGGAACATGTACTTTGCAAAAAACATGCAGAAATTTATTGAGTTTATAGAAACAGGATGTCTTGTACAGTTGGATGCTGCGAGCATAGTTGGAATTCATGGGTCAGGCGTCAAAAGGTTTGCCAAAAAGCTTATTGATTTGAAATTGGTTCAATTTGTGGCGTCCGATGCTCACAAACCGGAGGATTACGAGATATTCAAAAAAGCGTATGATATAGTTAAAAACTGGGCCGGAAAGGAATACAGCGATAAAATATTCACTCACAATCAAAAAGTCATTATTGCCCCTCCTATTTTGTCACACAGCTAA
- the yabQ gene encoding spore cortex biosynthesis protein YabQ has protein sequence MIKLWVSVSNQAYVFLNCVLGGMIVAFVYDIFRVRRKAIKSSNLIVYFEDFIYWIIVALILFAIIYRSNEGELRGYLMLGVAIGIILYALLLSRIVMAVFLFVIKTVYKVAVAVFGILLIPIRIILKILGIPVKKACKIVTRGARKIKGAGRRKLSKIKVSGRIFNNIRKKI, from the coding sequence GTGATAAAATTGTGGGTATCTGTTAGCAATCAGGCATATGTTTTTTTAAATTGTGTTCTCGGAGGCATGATTGTAGCATTTGTATATGATATTTTCAGGGTCAGAAGGAAGGCAATAAAATCAAGCAACCTCATTGTATATTTTGAAGATTTTATTTACTGGATTATTGTTGCATTAATTCTTTTTGCCATTATTTACAGGAGCAATGAGGGCGAACTGAGAGGATATCTCATGTTGGGAGTGGCCATTGGCATTATATTGTATGCTTTGCTTTTAAGCAGAATAGTCATGGCCGTATTCCTGTTCGTTATTAAAACAGTATATAAAGTGGCTGTTGCCGTTTTCGGCATCTTGCTGATTCCGATTAGGATAATCCTTAAAATTTTGGGCATACCGGTAAAAAAAGCATGCAAAATTGTCACCCGGGGTGCAAGAAAGATAAAAGGAGCCGGCAGGAGAAAGTTGAGCAAAATAAAAGTATCGGGCAGAATATTTAATAACATTAGGAAAAAAATATAA
- a CDS encoding FtsB family cell division protein, protein MNKRKKRSWGLIIITGALMMYLGTVLVKQQFIINSQRQQLKQIQENIEQEKELNEKLLRQKEEIASKEYSEKIARESLGMVKNGERVFVDVNQ, encoded by the coding sequence ATGAACAAAAGAAAAAAGCGTAGTTGGGGATTGATTATTATAACCGGGGCTTTAATGATGTATCTGGGGACTGTTCTTGTCAAGCAACAGTTTATAATTAATTCCCAGCGGCAGCAGTTAAAACAGATTCAAGAGAATATAGAACAGGAGAAAGAGCTTAATGAGAAACTTCTCAGGCAGAAAGAAGAAATTGCATCGAAAGAATATAGTGAGAAAATTGCCCGGGAGAGTCTCGGAATGGTTAAAAACGGAGAAAGGGTTTTTGTGGATGTGAATCAGTAG
- a CDS encoding ABC1 kinase family protein — MVINKRVNIKRYKEIISVFAKHGFGLLFDQLGIFDYLKMGKKFSSDEGEDDSAKLSMGERIRLSCEELGPTFVKMGQILSTRPDVIPSDIIEELKKLQDSVHPFSFDEVRTVIESEFEDKIENIFMEFSEEPIAAASISQVHCARLKSGEKVAVKVQRPGIERNIALDLNILKDLVHFIENHTKYGKIYDLVGIVVDFENTIKNELDFTKEGENAETFRKNFAKDGIARVPEIKWTYTTRRVLTMEYVEGIQIDDLEGLEKAGIDKVELARNLATSICNQILTDGFYHADPHPGNIRVLADGTIVFLDLGMVGIINESRKKMISNFFIGVSTKNSKIVARSIVDLGEMSERRNLKRFEKDIDKMIDKYIAMPWSEIKVVDLFYEVFNIAFVNEIKIPREFAMLAKTLGTAQGVLEKLAPDLNTIEIAKPIAKKLMYRSFSIKNVTDSIKKNALNYRDAMDLLNEFPSIVLGILEKFEDRDYTLQLGIKDIDKIMKRLDRNFNRMSLSVVLLAVSIIITGVIIGSSQSASPGSEMYFVNVTALRIGLGIVVAIILGLVISMFRSNHF; from the coding sequence ATGGTTATAAATAAAAGGGTCAATATAAAAAGATATAAAGAAATAATATCAGTTTTTGCGAAACATGGCTTTGGTCTGCTGTTTGACCAACTAGGTATTTTTGACTATTTAAAGATGGGAAAGAAGTTTTCATCCGATGAGGGAGAAGACGACAGCGCAAAACTCTCCATGGGTGAGCGAATCCGGCTGTCCTGTGAAGAACTTGGCCCAACCTTTGTAAAAATGGGTCAGATACTCAGTACAAGGCCCGATGTTATTCCATCCGATATTATTGAAGAATTAAAAAAACTTCAGGACTCAGTGCACCCGTTTTCCTTTGATGAGGTCAGGACGGTAATAGAAAGCGAGTTTGAAGACAAAATTGAGAATATTTTTATGGAGTTTTCAGAAGAACCCATTGCTGCGGCTTCCATATCCCAGGTTCATTGCGCAAGGTTGAAATCCGGTGAAAAAGTTGCGGTTAAGGTACAAAGACCGGGTATAGAAAGAAACATAGCTTTGGACTTAAATATTCTTAAAGACCTTGTGCATTTTATTGAGAATCACACAAAATACGGTAAGATTTATGATCTTGTCGGAATTGTGGTAGACTTTGAAAACACGATAAAGAACGAGCTGGATTTTACCAAAGAAGGGGAAAACGCCGAAACTTTCAGAAAAAATTTTGCCAAAGACGGAATTGCAAGAGTTCCGGAGATTAAGTGGACGTATACCACACGGCGTGTACTTACAATGGAATACGTTGAAGGTATTCAGATTGACGACCTGGAGGGACTTGAAAAGGCGGGAATTGACAAAGTGGAGCTTGCCAGAAACCTTGCTACGTCAATATGCAATCAAATACTTACAGACGGCTTTTATCATGCTGACCCGCACCCGGGAAATATCAGAGTCCTTGCGGACGGAACGATAGTTTTTTTAGATTTGGGAATGGTTGGAATCATCAATGAGTCGCGAAAGAAAATGATATCAAATTTTTTTATAGGCGTTTCCACAAAAAACAGCAAAATAGTGGCCCGTTCAATTGTTGACCTGGGAGAAATGTCGGAGAGGCGTAATTTAAAAAGGTTTGAAAAAGATATAGACAAAATGATTGATAAATATATTGCCATGCCTTGGAGTGAAATAAAAGTAGTTGACCTGTTTTATGAGGTGTTTAATATTGCCTTTGTAAATGAAATAAAGATACCGCGGGAATTTGCAATGCTGGCCAAAACCCTTGGTACTGCCCAGGGAGTTTTGGAAAAGCTGGCACCGGATCTTAACACCATAGAAATCGCAAAACCCATAGCGAAGAAGCTTATGTATCGGTCCTTTTCGATAAAAAATGTTACCGACAGCATAAAAAAGAATGCCTTAAATTACCGGGATGCGATGGATCTGCTTAATGAGTTTCCGTCCATTGTTTTAGGCATTCTGGAAAAATTCGAAGACAGGGACTACACTCTTCAGCTGGGGATTAAAGACATTGACAAAATTATGAAGAGGCTTGACAGAAACTTCAACAGGATGTCTTTGAGTGTGGTGCTTCTTGCCGTAAGTATTATTATTACGGGTGTTATTATAGGTTCCAGCCAGAGTGCAAGTCCGGGAAGTGAAATGTATTTTGTAAATGTTACGGCCCTCAGAATTGGGCTGGGAATTGTGGTGGCCATAATATTGGGCCTGGTTATTTCCATGTTTCGGTCAAATCACTTTTAA
- the spoVT gene encoding stage V sporulation protein T → MKATGIVRRIDDLGRVVIPKEIRRTLRIREGDPLEIFTDREGEVILKKYSPIGELSDFAAQYAESLHKTSGHITCISDRDTIIAVSGASKKEYLEKSLSPELEKVIEEKTTLIVKAPEEKPISILADESGEKYYSQVVTPIISEGDPIGAVIFLSTDPDVRMGEVEAKLAQSAAGFLGKQMEQ, encoded by the coding sequence TTGAAAGCAACCGGGATAGTTAGAAGGATAGATGACCTCGGAAGAGTGGTAATCCCGAAGGAAATCAGAAGAACTTTAAGAATCAGGGAAGGCGACCCTCTGGAAATATTTACTGATAGAGAAGGTGAAGTAATATTAAAGAAATATTCGCCAATTGGTGAATTAAGTGACTTTGCCGCTCAATATGCCGAATCTCTGCATAAGACAAGTGGCCATATTACCTGTATTTCAGATAGAGATACGATAATTGCGGTTTCGGGAGCCTCAAAGAAAGAGTATCTTGAGAAATCTTTAAGTCCGGAGCTTGAAAAAGTAATAGAAGAAAAGACCACTTTAATTGTAAAAGCACCTGAAGAAAAACCTATAAGCATTTTAGCCGACGAATCAGGTGAAAAATACTATTCACAAGTAGTTACTCCGATTATTTCAGAAGGCGACCCGATTGGGGCGGTAATATTCCTGTCAACGGATCCTGATGTTCGCATGGGTGAAGTTGAGGCAAAACTCGCTCAGTCGGCTGCAGGTTTCCTGGGAAAGCAGATGGAGCAATAA
- the yabP gene encoding sporulation protein YabP, translated as MVDDKKVQKTGMHSLILENRERLTVTGVVDVESFNDEMVVADTEMGLLIIRGEDLHINKLSVESSELSIEGYIASLEYSDKDGRSKGMSFFAKMFR; from the coding sequence ATGGTTGATGATAAAAAGGTGCAAAAGACCGGAATGCACAGCCTCATTCTTGAAAACAGGGAAAGGCTTACCGTGACGGGAGTCGTGGATGTGGAAAGCTTCAATGATGAGATGGTTGTGGCTGATACGGAAATGGGGCTTTTAATCATACGGGGAGAAGACCTTCATATAAACAAATTAAGTGTGGAAAGTTCCGAGCTTAGTATAGAAGGATACATAGCAAGCCTTGAATACAGCGATAAGGACGGAAGATCAAAAGGAATGAGCTTTTTTGCAAAAATGTTCAGATAG
- a CDS encoding HU family DNA-binding protein, with the protein MNKTELIASMAEKSQLSKKDAEKALNAFIESVEEALAKGDKIQLVGFGSFEVRERAERKGRNPQTKEEIVIPATKTPIFKVGKGLKELVNK; encoded by the coding sequence ATGAATAAGACAGAGTTAATAGCAAGTATGGCTGAAAAAAGTCAATTATCAAAGAAAGATGCTGAAAAAGCTCTTAACGCTTTTATAGAAAGTGTTGAGGAAGCACTTGCGAAAGGTGACAAAATTCAGTTGGTAGGATTTGGCTCTTTTGAAGTAAGAGAAAGAGCTGAAAGAAAGGGAAGAAACCCTCAGACAAAAGAAGAAATTGTGATTCCTGCTACTAAGACTCCAATTTTCAAGGTTGGAAAAGGCTTGAAGGAATTAGTAAACAAATAG